Genomic segment of Panicum virgatum strain AP13 chromosome 2K, P.virgatum_v5, whole genome shotgun sequence:
AACAGAAACAACTGAAGACTGTGGCCTCAAGCCCTGAACCATTCTTTCCAACATGTAGACTAGGACTATAGAAATTTCAAGACTCTTCAAATTACATTCACAATCCACTAAAACCAAACAAGCGTACAGATACAAAATGGCCGACAGTATGTGATTTTCCATATCTATAAAATGAACTATTAAATGGAAGTTACTATTTGATTGCAAAACATTTGAAATTGACAAGTTCTATGTTTTTCGTAAACCGGAAACAGTCAAGAGTCAATATCATAAATATGAAGATGGCTCCCGACGGTTCACACTCAGCATGAATTCCCATTTTCACCCAGCATGTAGCCACACTTGATTCTTTATTTTTAAGAACATACCCCATTGCCCAATTGCCCCTGCAGCTCTGGTTTTTCATTTCATGCAATTGAAGCAGCAGCTCCTGGCCCCTCAACTGCAGCAACCGATTCCAGTGCTGCAGAAAAGCATAAACATTGACAATAAGATCTGCTGTTTGTGGAACGGGTATGCCATCAGTGAACATTTCGCTACTCACCAACCAAACACATGTTTCTACAAGTTTCTACTAAATAGGCAACTAAGCACCATTAATTACCGACCGCTCCACCTGTTAACAGCTAAACTTGCACAAATCCTTCAGAGAAAGATAGAGTCAAACCTCCTGAGGAAAATATCTCTTTGTTTATTAACACAAGTATCATCATCCGTGTCTTCCATATTTTTAAGTAATGTAACTGATCAGAAGCAATAAATGTAGAGCAATAAGCACAGGCACAAGCAAGCATCTGGAGGGCAAATTAATTAATGACTTCACTTTACTAGTAGGTATTTTTAGCCTAAATTGATGAAGACACCATCATATGTCTACCATAGGATGTATAATAGATGAATAAATTCCTAGACAAGTGTAGCTAGTGTCAAGAATCAAAATAAAAAGCAAAAGTAGCAGAGTTATACATCTATCATACTTTCATAGACTCAGTGAACATATACACTCCGGTGATACTGCCCAGATTTTCATATCACTAACTGCTAATTTCCAAGTTCTAAAATTTGGGAAATCACAAACAACCAAGCAAAGTGGCACCTGGAATGTAGAAGCTCATGTAGGGAACAGCACCGTAGATGTTGCCCTCGCATACCATTTTCACCTTATCAGACTTTAGATCAATGATTAATAACCCGTTATTTGTGCCCACGAGGATTCCAACGCCATGGATGAAACCAAAACCACAATGATTAATAACATCGACAGGGAGCAACTTCTTGAGCTCAATTACTCTGATTTGTGCCCATACTATGTCTCCGTTGGGATTTTCCTCCATTGACCAGAGGAAGAGACTGTTATAATTCTCGACTGCGACTAATAATACCCCACCGTCCCCCATCATAATTGGCTCAGTAGGATCATGATACTTTGCAGGTGTGTGATCAATAACAGATGTTTTCCGTGTGATCAAATCGTACCTGAGCATGCTATTTCCCCTAAAAATCATGAAGTAGAGTGAGTTCCCCACAAGGGCTGTGGGCGCTGAATAGACACCGTACTCACTGGCCGGAGCGGCAAAGATCGGCTCGCTCCATGAACCAGCCTCCGGCGAGTAGGTGAACAAGGAAATCTGCCCGGCGTCGTCGCCCACAAAGACGACGAGGAAGGGTGCACCGCGGCAGTGAAGGTGGTcgcaggcgccgccgctggccgcgcaGAGCACTGCCGCGTTCCAGCGACCTGGCATCCAATAATTCCAAacggccggcagcggcagcggcggcagctccCACCAGGGTTTTATTTCCGGACCGGTAACCAccgggctccggttccggtttatcggaccgatttgaccggttaccggtcggaaccggttgaattcaaatccaaattcaaataaattcaaaagaacccgtgcaaccggttccgaccggtttaccggcgggtttgaccggccggttttaccggtcggtttgaccggtttgaattcaaatccaaattcaaaaactcccatgcaaccggtttaccggccggtttgaccggtttaccgaccgatTTGACAGGTTTAatggccggtttgaccggtttgactggtgggccttaatggcccggcccattttttttctttttcttttttgatttaactttaaatcctcgcaaactatactaaatgaacgaatttttgagaaaatttgataccattagattcatcacaacttgaagtatttttaggaatttttttgggattttttcattttttgaatttaaatttaaattttgaattttggccagttgggtaccggccgaaaccggaaccggtccggaccggtttgaccggtaaccggtcaaaccggaccggttcccaccggtaaggttAACCCTGGGAGTTGCTCGCCCGTGACGGGGTCCCAGACGTTGAGGTGCGGACTTCCGTCCGCGGCGCAGAGGAGGACGCGGCCGTGGCGGGCTTCGAGCGTGTGCCGGTGCCAGCGCCCTAGGTCGGCGTGGGGCGGGCAGGCGGGGGAGGCGGGGACGAAGCGGGAGGCGTACCCGCCCTTGTCTAGGCCGTGGCAGAGGAAGCCGAGCACCGTGGGTGAGCGGTGGAACTCGCGGAAGCGGCGGTGGAAGCGGCGGCCGGAGATGAGGCGGCACCAGGGCTTGCAGACGAGGGCCGCGCGGACAAGGCTCGCGGGCTCGGTCGGCGGGAAGCGGAGCAGGACCTCCTCGACGAGCTCCTCCATCAGCGCCATGCCGCTCGCTTCGTCGGtgcccggcggcgggcggcggagctagggtttggtcgGGGCGAGACGAGCGAGGGTGtggagcggcggccgggtggGAAATGGGTGGGATCTGCGAAACAGCTTAACCCTAGAAGAAGAAGTACGGGTGGTAATGGGTCATAGTTCTAGTGGCCTCTTTACAACCTAACAaagtttttaaattatttaatttcaaaattatataagattagagtccCGTCCTTTTAGAGCcggtccttagattttctaattcaaaatattgggctctttaccacccctacctacAAGTGAGCGAGTATATATGGGAAATTTAAATCTGTACCATTAAAATTTAAAAGATCCCAAAGTTAAATATATTTAGATCTTTTAATGGTACATATCCAATTTTTTCACTATATATTTACATAAATAACAGACCTGAAGGGAAAAATCGAGCATGTACGTTAATGCTGTACTTATGCGTTGAATTCAGCATTGGACGAAATAATAACTCCAAATTTGTGTTCTCATGATCTTACTTACTGTACGAGCTAGCAACCAAGAAATCTGGCAGAATGCAAGTGCTGAACCTGATGAGTGTGAATCAGGAAGATAAGAACTGAGCCTGATCAGTGTGAATCGGATAAATAAGAACTGAACCTGTTCAGTGTGAAGCAAAAGAAAATGCTCTTTGGATAGAGATGCATTGTGCTAAAGAGTTAACTCTAGAACAACCAAGTTACAGTCAGAGGTGCTGTGCAGAACTTGTATCCATGGCAGAGCTTTTCACAGACGAAGAACCTAGAAAAACAAAATAGCTGGAGACAGCGACATAACGCCATCATCAGCTTTTCTCCGCTGCTGCCTAACTCCACAGGAAAACGGCATTAACACATTCTGGTAGGGAAGCATGCATCCCTTTTCATCTTCTTTTTTTACCTTGACCATCATAGAGTAGGTGGTCCATCTTCAACCATTCTTTCCGACATAGTAACCTTACAGCATAAGTGCATAACCAAATATTgaacatgtatgtatatgtTGCTCGATAATGAAACAGGGCACCTATCAAACAAATGCAATGTGCAGGTAGGTTCACCTTCTGTCTGGAAAGGAAACATGCCTTTATTGGTGATCTGTCCATACAGGGACCTAACCCTTAGTGGCAAAACCAAATACTGAGCACCTACGTCTCCAGATAATTAAAAAGAGATCTATCACACGAATGACATGTGCAAGTAAGTAAATACAGAATACCTAGGATTCCTGTGGTTAGTATCACCCAACACAATAATCACACAAGTAGAAGATTCCAACACAATAACCAAGTAAAAAGATTCAGTTAACTTTTCCAAACCCAATGTGTGCATAATGTGGCGATATCACAGCAAAGAGAACCATAGGCTCCTAGTTCTCACAGAACTTGGCTATCCTCATCGATGAGCAGGGCTTGCTCAAATTCAGATTTCATTTCATTCCAAACTGACAAAGTATTGCCTGCAGTAATCTCATAAGCACCGATCTTTGCAAACTAGCACTCTAACATCTCATTCACATTGATGCTGCTATGATTTATGACATGAACAACAGTAATTTACATTTAACTTGGTTATCCCCCAGCAGAAGATGGCACATGGCGATCAGAGTAGTTAAACTTAGCTAACGAAAACAAATTCAGGGAGATAGTGAACCTTAGTAGCTTGGCACAAATGGAAAATTGACAGCCGAAAACCAGAACAACGCGATTCCCTTCGATTTACGTTAACTACCCACTGAAACCAAACAACAGTTGTTATACCCCCACCTTAGCACACTTCCCTCTTGATTTGTTTTCCTCGAAGGGCACAGGAGACTTCCCTCTTGATTTTGAAGTCTTTTGTTCCAGCAGCTTGAGTTTTTTATTTCAAGTATTCGAAGCATCAACTCCTGGTCCCACAACTGTAGAAGCTGATCTAAATGCTGCAGAAAAGCGCAAAAATGGACAGTAcgatcaccatcaatgaacaTTTTGTTACTCACTAACCACATATAGCTAGCCAAGCAAAAGTAATCTATAATCTCAGCTCCACAAGTTAACAGCCACACTTGCAGAAATCACTCCAAGAGGATTGACTCAACTTCCTGGGGAATACCTCTTATTGTTTAGCACAAAGCATCATCCATATATTTTGGAGAAAAGTCCAATTTCCACCCTCGAACttcgcaaaagtctgatttttaaCATTCAACTACGAAAtcggacaacataggccatccaactgtcaaaaccgggcaaatttgacccttagggtggttttgaaggtggttttgtattttctgaagaaattaaataaatctaattagatctaaaaaatcaaaactaattcactttaaatcagaaaaatatgtaaCTAGTacaaaaaattttctaaaaatgtaacctatctattattgctccatttgaatcttagttattaaaaataataggcataactgcaAACAACCAGTTATTATGAACATACAAAATTAGATCTAaatagctcacaagtcatgtgacaatacatttcataattttttgacttaaaaagaattaattataatttttttagtgtaaaattgaatatttttaattctcacaaaatgaaaaaccaccttcaaaaccactccAGGGCCAAATTTGttcggttttgacagttggatggcctatgttgtccagttttatagttgaaggttgaaaatcagacttttgcgaaAGTTGAAgggtgtaaaccggacttttccCAATATTTTGTAATATAAAGTGACACTAAATCGATCAGAGCTAAGAAATGTGTAGGATTAAACATAGGCACAAGGTAAGCATCCGGTGACCTGGAGCAGAGGGCGGCGCAAgctggagggaggagagagggcgGCGCGAGCTGGAGAGAGCGGcgggcagcgcaagcgtgagcagAGAGGGGCGGAGGAGCATATGGCGGCGGGGGATAGGAGGAGCAGAGGGAGCGgtggaaaaaaatgagaggaggagagagccggggaaaaagggaaaaaggagaaaaaaagggagaaagagaaaaagaaagaaagggaaaaaaagagagaaaaagaagtagggtagttggtatagagaatGGGATATTGAGTATAACGAGTGCTGGAAAAAATGAGAATAGAGGAGAAAATTTTAATAATCagaatgaaatatttttttaaagatgAATTTAGCGTATAACGAGTGTGAATAGCCTCAAAGGTTATGAGATTAATGTTGGTAGCACGCTTTGCCGGCCGCTTGGGAGTTCCATGGAAGCGCGACGTCAGAGCGTGGAGGTCGGCATGAAGCTGGCCGCGCGTGGCGAGGAAAACCGGCCACCATTCCGCGGAGGCATCTGGGCGAGGGGCGCCATTGAGATGGCGTGGTGGCCTCAATTGCCGAGGAAGGTGCCGGCGAATGGGAAGGTCTTTCACGTCATggtctcgtcgccggcgacgacgcccACCGGCGCTGCGGCGAACCGCGAGAGCGTGTCAGTCCAGCGCAGCAGGGCGCGGTGGACGCTGGACGGTATCTCATTTACCGTCCGGGGCGTCGGGTCATGTGGGCCGTGGGAGGCCCGACCGCTGTCGTTCGTTTCCTTCCATTCGGCGACTGGCTCGCTGGAGGACATGAGCATCCAGCTCCTGAAACTACAGAGCTTTGATTAATCGATTCCATTCAGTCTTCGgtatggaaaaaagaaaagaaaagcggAATGCACCAAAAATCCTCGCTGTGTCATGGTATTTAAACTTTTATAAGATGCAGTAATGCACATTTAGGAACGCGACTGAGGGCAACGCGGAGCTGCAGAAGGTTTTTGGCGACAGAGTGAAGCAGGACCAGTACGTTATTGAGATCGTTGAGTATTTACAGGGCAACAAATGAGGGACGAGTGATTTGTTCACGCCAACGGACATCACAAATTTGGTTCCATCTGCCATTGCATTTGTTTTTCAGTAACACTTGATCCTAAATCCAGATATTCCAAACAAGAGAGTTAGTTAGGTGCATCTTTTTAGGATCTAGTACTGCCTGATATTTTTTCTCTAATGATAACACCAAAAACTTAATAGATTAATGGGTAGAAATATAACCAAAATGTAGCAACATGTACGCCTGCTCGTTGTGCTCACGGAACAGAACTTAACACCAAGGCAGCATTTAAAAATGCTGGAACAAAAACGATCGGTACATTTAACTTTTTAACTCTTCGAAAGATCAAAGAACAAATTAACAATTAACAATCAAAGCAGAATCACCCAGTGAATACGACTGAAATGGCAAAACAAAAAATAGCATCGGGAAGAAACAGACAGCAGACCACCAATCCAGATAATAAAAGATCACACAAGCCAATTCCTAGTACAACATAAACAAAAGGATTAAAACCAGAACACTAGCGAAGGGGACGTTTCCCAACACCATACTCATCCAGTGAAGATACAAATTTCATTTCCACGCATCCATTTAACCCAAGGGAACCAATTGATCACTGTCGGTTCATTTTCAGCTTCACACTTAGTACAGATCAAGATCAGTCCCAAGCGCTCTGACCACcaccgtagccgccgccgccgcctccatacCCACCACCATATCCCGATGACCCCCCAtatccgccaccaccgccgccaccataagcaccaccgccgccgccataccCACCACTGCCCCTGTCTCGCCTGAAGTCacggccaccaaacctggcaccgCCACCTGATCTGCGGTTTCTACCGCCACCACCTCCGTAGGTTGAACGGGCAGCGTACCGCTCAAGCCACTGTGGAACCTCCTGGTTGGCCTCTTGCATGAGCTCACTCAACTGCCTTGCCAGCGACGTGTTGCTCTCATTGAAAAATGCAGTCGCCAGGCCAGATTTGCCGGCACGCCCAGTCCTTCCAATACGATGGACATAGTCATCTATATCATTTGGGAGGTCAAAATTGATAACATGAGCGACATGTGGTATGTCAAGACCACGAGCAGCAACATCAGTTGCCACAAGGATGGGAGTTGCTCCACTCTTGAATGATCTGAGAGCATGCTCCCTTTCCTGCACAATGATAAACATGATATTGGAATTTAGAATATTAGAATTTAATAATCGCCGCACAGTTGCAGGTTAAAAATAAACAATACAGTGAAAATAGGAACGAACAAATGCAACAAACTTCAGCAGTTAATGAAGATGGACAATGAATCTATTTCTTCAAATATCCAACTCTTTTGTTAATGAACTGTGCTGGAAGCCAGTACAATATCATTCCGGAGCAACAAAGTGagatttttcattttattgGAGCACCAAAATGTGTTCTTTTGTACTCATACCACTTGCGGAAATAGTAGCActtcaatttaaatttcaaGAGCGCACAACAATAGAAACTTTTAAAGTATCAAAAACCCAGAAAAGAATTCCAAATCTTTAGAGCATCAGCCAGACATACCATATGCTCAAATTCCATTCATTTAGCAGATATAGCAGATGCACAATGATGTCGCAACAAAAACACAAGTAACAAATTGCTCCTGATGCGTTCACTCGTGATATAGTTGTGACAATTATAAATCCAATTTTTACAATGATCTCCCCATATTATCTTCTAAACATATCTACTCCTGCTTGAAATCACAAGGTGTATTTCATTCCATTAGGACAACGTTTTGACCGACAACTCTATTCACTGGTGATATAATTGTGACAATTACAAATCCAATTTTTACAATCAACCGCCCCTATTATCTTCTAAACATATCTACTCCTGCTTGAAATCACAAGGTGTATTCCATTAGGACAAGGCTTTGACCAATGACTCTACTACATGCCATTCATGTGATATTAAATCATAATCATAGATCAGTAAAATTTTGCAATGCAAATCTAATAATATTGCATTTGAGTTACAAAAACTATGTAATAATGAAGTCTTGTCCTCACGAAATGCAATACACTTAGTATTTTCAAATTGAGGGAGTACCACATGATTATAACAAATCTATGCACTATATGCTAATTGATAACTTTTAGCCAGCAGGTGAAAAGCATGCACACACGTCAAATTTGTACCTGTTGTGACCTGTCTCCATGAATGCTAGTTGCCGGGAAACCATTTCTAAAGAGCCAGTCCTCCAAAGCATCAGCCCCCCTCTTTGTCTCCACAAAGACCAAAGTAAGAGCTTGCTGCATCATAAAAATTAAACAAAAACATTGGAACAAAGCATCATAAGCTCAGAACTGTAAAATCATTTGGAAATAACAAaatacaaaaacaaaaaattaatAATTACTTGCATTAATTTTACTAGGTTTTCAAAACTTAAAATCAATCAGATTCGATCTAAGAAACAACAAATCCTAGAAAACACTATTACCTTCCCATGTGTACCATTAGCCTTTTGCGCATGAAGAAGGTCCATAAGGTAGCTACGTTTGTCTGCATCTAGGACAAACTCCACCCTCTGAACAATCAAATCGGTACTTGAACCAACCCTCCCAACAGCAAGAAAGATGTAATCAGCAAGAAAATCTGCAGCCATACTCTGCAAAAAAATTATGCGAAACCTTCAGCACAATAAAAATGAGTATGCCAGAGTATTAATAGTAGCAAACGGTCTGAAATGATAGTAAAATTAGCTCTTCTCAAAAAGCTTTGGCAAGCAAGATAGATGATGGGACTAGTCCTTAATAGGTTTCAGAATTTGTTCCCATGCAGGTTACTATGAATGTTATAAATTAATTGAACTACACTTTTACAAGAGGCTAgacatgaggggggagacgttactctagatgggcaagtggtggtccagaaggatacttttcggtatttaggatcggtgctacaaaaggatggcgacattgatgaagatgttaggcatagaatttcagctggctggttgaaatggcgtcaagcttctggcatcctttgtgacaaaagggtgccacaaaagctaaaaggcaagttctataggacagcaattcgcccggcgatgttatacggtgctgaatgttggcctacaaaaagacgacatgtccagcaactgagtgtagcagagatgcgaatGTTGAGGTGGTTTTGCGAGCACAcgagggatagagtccgaaacgaagctattcgggatagggttggggtggcaccaattgaggagaaacttacccaacatcggctgagatggtttggacatgtccaacagaggcctcctgaggcgccggtgcgtagtggggttcttgagcgggtcgataatgtaaagaggggtagaggtagacctaaactgacttgggatgagtcggttaagagagaccttaaggattggaatatctctaaagagatagctttggataggagcgcttggagactagctatcaatgtgcctgaaccatgacctttatttcttttgggtttcatctctagcctaccccaacttgcttgggaaaaaaggctatggttttgttgttgttgttgttgttgtacacTTTTACAAGAGAAAGCAATACCACTACACACAGAATAGTACTAAAGAAGTTATGGCATTATAAAGACATGAGATGTGAACGAAGTCTGAACAGTACATCCATAGAAGCTTTAGAGCTTTGTCATTACAAAGCATTTACATAGGAAATGGATAGGAACAAACACTACATGCATCCTGCAAAATAACTAAGTTCCAGGCAGTCCTTGCATATTTGCATGTGTACTTAATAGGAAAAGAAAACCCTCAATTCCAACACGATCCTacgtatttgtgaaactctgcAGTTATGCAATGCAGTGCAAGCATAGCCTCTGTAACTCTAAAACAATGCCAGACCCTTGTTGGGAAACCACTGCCAAGGAAGCAGATACTATGGTTTGTCACGCCTACATTTAAATTTTTTGATTAAATACTGGTTGAGAGCAAAGAAGAAACTCAGTACCACTTTATAGGTCACAGTAATAAAGAACAATTAGATAAACAGCTACACATACACATATTCAGTGTAGACATTACAAACCCACAGGTTATTACATGTATGGAACCACTagaattataaaaatagacaaTAATGGAGAAATATAAAGAGTGTAGGAGgaactgaaaataaatgaaccTGTATCTCTTTCGGGAATGTAGCACTAAACAACATTGTCTGCCTCTGGCCACGTGGAGGCATGTCCATCTGCTCAACAATTTTACGTATCTGTGGCTCAAAACCCATATCAAGCATTCGATCAGCTTCATCGAGAGCTAAATACATAATGTTTTGCAGTGAGACTCTAGCCCTCTCCAACAGATCCATTAAGCGTCCAGGAGTTGCCACCAGGATTTCAACACCTCTTTCTAACTCCCTCAGCTACAATAGATAAGgaaaatacatgataaataaaCAGGATTTTCACATCACGTAAGTGCTAGGAACCAAAAAGGAGCCAGATTCATAAGAAAATTAAAGATGCACGAATTGGTAACAGCTTATATAATAGCTTTTCATGTCTCTGTCAAGCCCCCACAAAATAAAATTGGATTACCAAATTAACAAAAACTCCCTCAGAAGTATTTATGGACTTTATTAAACAAATCCATTGCCTAAATTTGGCAAATGACATGTTTGCTTACATTTTCCAGAGACCTCTACATACTCCGTGTGGCAAGGGGACCAGCAAACTAAGACAGAAGAAAACTTCATATCTATTTTTGCTGCACTAGCACAACCATGTGATTATAACAACATTACGGAGAGAGATGTGGCCTTTATCATTCATTGCAGTAGAATGCAACTACAATATTTGCAACTAAGGACCATGTAAATTCCATTTTGTTATTAAAGCAGAACACGAATGTAACCATTAAAGGTCATGGCAATAGTATTGTTAAGAATCTTAAGTGAAGACATAAATGCATTGAGAATTTAAACTGGAAGGAACACAACCATTACAAGCCAAACACATCATGAACAAAGAGGTACCTGATTTGTTATCGGTGCACCTCCATATGCAACCACAACTCTGACACCAGTCTGATATGCAAATTTCCTTGCTTCTTCATGGATCTAAGGGTCAAATGTGACAAGAAAACCAACCACAAAGTTTAAAAGGAGATCTACATTACATGACTACTGCATAAACAATAATTGTTTACATACTTGGACTGAAAGCTCACGAGTGGGAGATAAGATCAGAGCCAGAGGACATGCAGTCCTTGAACTACGCTGCCTCTGGGGTGGCCTAGACTTCAAGATGCCACTGATGATTGGGAAACAGAAGGCTGCGGTTTTTCCAGACCCCGTCTGTGCGCAGGCCATAAGATCCCGCCCAGCGATGGAGATTGGGATAGCATAACGCTGCACTGGTGTTGGTTTCACATACTTGCACCTCCGGATATTCTCATTCAGCGCATCACCCAAATCAATCTCTGCGAATGTGTTGACTGGTGCGGGTACATCGTGGCCGCTGGTCTCAACAGGGATGTCTTCATAGGCATCAAAATTGATGCCAGTGTTCTCAGCACCCTCGAAGTCAACTTCTTCTGCCTCAGCTTTAGCAAAGGGATCCGGCTCACGGTCTCTGCGGTCCCAACCGCCAGGACGGGAGTTCCAggcaccgccaccgcccccaCCGCCACGGCCCCCACCGCCATAACCCTGACGAGGAGCACCCACACTGCCACTTCCACCACCGTTAACAATGCCAGCCCAGCGAGGGCcaccaacagcagcagccggaCCAGATGGCTGTGCGGCAGCTGAGGGCAATGGGCCACCTTGCGCCGGCGCTGCTGAGCCTGCTTGGGCGTCAACACCAGCACCAGCTGGACGGCCACGGAGGTGAGGAGGCACGTAGGAGCTGCGCGTGGGGCGCGGGTTGCCGTGATTAGCAACGGATCCGTTAGCAGCACCAGTCGCGGGCGCCGATTCCTCGGCGTTCGCAACTGAATCAGCCCATGAAGATCGCATAATTAGCACAGGTCACTTGATGGAGTTGCCCCGCTGGTCACTGAAACGTAATCGAAAAGCAAATTAGCTAAAGGGGCAAATAAAGTGAACGGCAGGAAATAAATGAGCATAAAAGCAGAACCAGCCAATAAAAAAGCACAGGAATCTGTATGATTGGCCAACAAAGGCTCAACCAACACCGCCACAGAACTGCACTAAGCATGAACAGATTCCGCTCAAGATTCAACTACTCTCCCGAGACCACACCCTAAACCGAGAACAAATCTAGGGATACGACCCACCCCAAAAAAGCGGTTAAGAAAATTTCGAGAGAGAAAAAACTTCAGCGAGTTGCAGCGCTGCAGATCGCAAAACACGAATCATAACAGCTCCCACATCGCAAGCAACGACACGCTCGCCGCACAAAACACTCGCAAAACCAAACAAATCCAACCGAAGCGCTAAACCTAGAATTCCCCCTCGAAGCAGCAGCGTCCCCGCCCCAATTGCAACCCGCGAGGCACCGAGCCCAAATTACCCCACCTACCCCCGCTCCTCCCACCTAAAACCCTACGAATCTGAGACCTCGCAAGACGGCAGCACCGCCGCgacgcggcagcagcagcaacgccCGGTACGGCCGCGCGGATTAGGGGACCGGAGAgggcgagcaggggcggaggaggaggcggctcaCCAACCTTGCTCGGGAGCGCGGGTTTCGAATCCGGCGGCGTGGAAACCCTAGAGACGcgggggagaggagaggagaggagaggaagcgGCGGAGATCAAGAAAACAAGTGGAGAGAGAGATAGGAGAGGTTGCGGGGGTTGTTTTGTTGCGGGGAATAGAAGAAAAGAAGGGGagggtttattttattttattttattttttcttgaggGGCTTTTTTGCCCTGTGCTGGCCCACATGCAGCgacggcgtggcgtggcgggtGGGGGACGGTAGGGCCTGGggtcggcggcgcgcggggggcgGGCGCGGGAACCGTCGGATGG
This window contains:
- the LOC120665410 gene encoding DEAD-box ATP-dependent RNA helicase 52B-like → MRSSWADSVANAEESAPATGAANGSVANHGNPRPTRSSYVPPHLRGRPAGAGVDAQAGSAAPAQGGPLPSAAAQPSGPAAAVGGPRWAGIVNGGGSGSVGAPRQGYGGGGRGGGGGGGAWNSRPGGWDRRDREPDPFAKAEAEEVDFEGAENTGINFDAYEDIPVETSGHDVPAPVNTFAEIDLGDALNENIRRCKYVKPTPVQRYAIPISIAGRDLMACAQTGSGKTAAFCFPIISGILKSRPPQRQRSSRTACPLALILSPTRELSVQIHEEARKFAYQTGVRVVVAYGGAPITNQLRELERGVEILVATPGRLMDLLERARVSLQNIMYLALDEADRMLDMGFEPQIRKIVEQMDMPPRGQRQTMLFSATFPKEIQSMAADFLADYIFLAVGRVGSSTDLIVQRVEFVLDADKRSYLMDLLHAQKANGTHGKQALTLVFVETKRGADALEDWLFRNGFPATSIHGDRSQQEREHALRSFKSGATPILVATDVAARGLDIPHVAHVINFDLPNDIDDYVHRIGRTGRAGKSGLATAFFNESNTSLARQLSELMQEANQEVPQWLERYAARSTYGGGGGRNRRSGGGARFGGRDFRRDRGSGGYGGGGGAYGGGGGGGYGGSSGYGGGYGGGGGGYGGGQSAWD
- the LOC120695048 gene encoding uncharacterized protein LOC120695048; this encodes MALMEELVEEVLLRFPPTEPASLVRAALVCKPWCRLISGRRFHRRFREFHRSPTVLGFLCHGLDKGGYASRFVPASPACPPHADLGRWHRHTLEARHGRVLLCAADGSPHLNVWDPVTGEQLPGPVVTGPEIKPWWELPPLPLPAVWNYWMPGRWNAAVLCAASGGACDHLHCRGAPFLVVFVGDDAGQISLFTYSPEAGSWSEPIFAAPASEYGVYSAPTALVGNSLYFMIFRGNSMLRYDLITRKTSVIDHTPAKYHDPTEPIMMGDGGVLLVAVENYNSLFLWSMEENPNGDIVWAQIRVIELKKLLPVDVINHCGFGFIHGVGILVGTNNGLLIIDLKSDKVKMVCEGNIYGAVPYMSFYIPALESVAAVEGPGAAASIA